From one Microbacterium aurum genomic stretch:
- a CDS encoding energy-coupling factor transporter transmembrane component T, producing MTAAVVDPWAVEAPAGRFLYGLNPLAKFAAPVPAMILLVFVRDIATPVAFIALAYAVLLAGARLSRRLALLLLVALPAGAALIGVSMAVWADASRVDTAVTILQVGDWSLYGGALLIGMATGVRLAAIIALALIAGLTSTGPDIVRAMVQQLRVPYRIGYTALAAFRFVPRFGYELEVIRQAHRVRGSHGGRGPFAALARWWGYIVPLLAGAIRHAERVALAMDARAFGAHPDRTERHLVPWRGRDTAFVIAFWALSAGILIAFFPWTL from the coding sequence GTGACGGCCGCGGTGGTCGACCCGTGGGCGGTCGAGGCGCCGGCTGGTCGGTTCCTCTACGGCCTGAATCCGCTCGCCAAGTTCGCGGCCCCCGTGCCGGCGATGATCCTGTTGGTCTTCGTCCGCGACATCGCGACGCCGGTGGCGTTCATCGCCCTGGCCTACGCCGTGCTGCTGGCCGGTGCCCGCCTCAGCAGGCGCCTCGCGCTGCTGCTGCTCGTCGCGCTGCCGGCCGGTGCGGCGCTGATCGGCGTGAGCATGGCCGTGTGGGCCGACGCCTCGCGTGTCGACACCGCCGTCACGATCCTGCAGGTGGGCGACTGGTCGCTGTACGGCGGTGCCCTGCTCATCGGCATGGCCACCGGCGTACGCCTGGCCGCGATCATCGCGCTGGCGCTCATCGCCGGTCTGACCAGCACCGGCCCCGACATCGTCCGCGCGATGGTGCAGCAGCTGCGCGTGCCGTACCGCATCGGCTACACCGCGCTGGCGGCGTTCCGCTTCGTGCCGCGGTTCGGGTACGAGCTCGAGGTGATCCGGCAGGCGCATCGCGTCCGCGGATCGCACGGCGGGCGCGGCCCATTCGCGGCGCTCGCCCGGTGGTGGGGCTACATCGTGCCGTTGCTGGCCGGGGCGATCCGCCACGCCGAGCGCGTCGCCCTCGCGATGGATGCCCGCGCCTTCGGCGCGCACCCCGACCGCACCGAGCGCCACCTCGTGCCGTGGCGCGGCCGCGACACCGCGTTCGTGATCGCGTTCTGGGCGCTGAGCGCCGGCATCCTCATCGCCTTCTTCCCCTGGACACTCTGA